The Synchiropus splendidus isolate RoL2022-P1 chromosome 1, RoL_Sspl_1.0, whole genome shotgun sequence genome includes a window with the following:
- the ptgfr gene encoding prostaglandin F2-alpha receptor — protein sequence MWHLEILPKNWSEDRPEFSMSSNGSSNNTSTQSELSITASVISMTVGILSNSFALFILRKSYSRIRAKYKASFLLFASSLVVTDLLGHLIIGSLVLFVYISNKRWELFDPYRIVCSIFGTCMVFFGLSPLFLGSAMAVERCIGVTRPIFHSTGLASHHMRRLLGVMWVLAALVAVLPVLLWRPYKIQSSRSWCFFHMDEPRDWLDVLLPLLFSMLGIVALLLSIVCNTMTSFALLQSRLRQKHHCRGTSYHLEMICQLLVIMLVSCVCWGPLLIRVIIQCLKVHEEPKSISLLMMVRMATWNQILDPWVYILLRKAVMKKIFLLLQNFCASKPQRLLTWQRSLFRSSEETNNNASGSPTCPCLGGLILKDTVIQSIA from the exons ATGTGGCATCTAGAGATTCTGCCAAAGAATTGGAGTGAAGACAGACCAG AATTCAGCATGTCCTCTAACGGGAGCTCCAACAACACCAGCACCCAGAGTGAGCTGTCCATCACTGCGTCTGTCATCTCCATGACTGTCGGCATCTTGTCCAACAGCTTTGCTCTTTTCATACTGAGAAAATCCTACAGTCGTATTCGTGCGAAGTACAAAGCCTCCTTCCTGCTCTTCgccagcagcctggtggtcaCTGACCTGCTGGGACACCTCATCATTGGTTCTCTGGTTCTCTTTGTCTACATTTCCAATAAGCGATGGGAGCTGTTTGACCCATACCGCATCGTGTGCAGCATCTTTGGGACCTGCATGGTGTTCTTTGGCCTCAGCCCTCTTTTCCTGGGAAGCGCCATGGCCGTGGAACGCTGCATCGGAGTCACCCGACCGATCTTCCACTCAACCGGGTTGGCGTCCCACCACATGAGGAGGCTGCTGGGGGTCATGTGGGTGCTGGCTGCTCTGGTGGCGGTGCTGCCAGTGCTGCTGTGGCGGCCCTACAAGATCCAGAGCTCCAGGAGCTGGTGCTTCTTCCACATGGATGAGCCCAGAGACTGGCTGGAcgtgctgctgcctctgctcttCTCCATGCTGGGGATTGTGGCTCTGCTGTTGTCCATAGTGTGTAACACAATGaccagctttgctttgcttcaATCAAGACTGCGCCAAAAGCATCACTGCAGAGGAACTTCCTACCATCTGGAGATGATCTGCCAACTTCTGGTCATCATGCTGGTGTCCTGCGTCTGCTGGGGCCCTTTGCTG ATCCGCGTCATCATCCAGTGTCTCAAAGTCCATGAGGAGCCCAAGTCCATCAGTCTATTGATGATGGTGCGCATGGCGACTTGGAACCAGATCCTGGACCCTTGGGTCTATATTCTGCTGAGGAAAGCTGTTATGAAGAAAATCTTCTTGTTGCTGCAAAACTTTTGCGCATCCAAGCCACAGCGACTTCTAACGTGGCAGAGGAGCCTCTTCAGGAGCTCGGAGGAGACAAACAACAATGCATCTGGGTCCCCTACCTGTCCCTGCCTTGGAGGATTGATCCTGAAAGACACAGTGATTCAGTCAATTGCATGA
- the zfyve9b gene encoding zinc finger FYVE domain-containing protein 9 isoform X2: MLKFFTGREDDNESLLGAITEDEGDNPSLRDTKHHWLNRPYLLVLKDGEVPKSELGTRQIGAEFLSKMSSDASTTAEQLPKTASASQLEEGSCTVMAISTWGDGCFKETSSPLVLSPAEAAWPLEEDGKLPNQSSKEDSVIEEKEVEESNLEQPCSPGVTVDPSLEEISSRKEGAAEALHEDPDNECKETGAGILSKDDATALGDVAPVWVPDNQALVCMKCGVKFTFTKRRHHCRACGKVFCALCSSLKFRLTHLDGKEGRVCVSCHSTLIKRTPPRGRRRVWFADDILTHQQQSESAPTTPTREPAFSPLMTPASGRPVRGSGGSPLIHRAARSHRMATTVARCPYSWGTTAVVGSSSSLIPLDGLPPILTSTGVKGDYTVEEQPSETLLIQELESGRPKPLVFVLNANLLAMVKLVNYVNRRCWCVTTKGMHAVGQVEVVVLLQCLPEEKSFPKDIFQHFIQLYRDMLAGKVIKHLSLALVGSSFLGSDEHAGFLYVRSTLQSLQGLPLPNQPYLFGLLVHRAELTWAKAFPLRLMLRLGAEYRFYPCPLYSVRFRKPLFGEVGHTIMRLLVDFRNYRYSLPTVPGLTVDLEAQRTCIKIPTTGYNEMMKALNKSNEHVLAIAACFNETADSHLICVQKDDSQYQTQAISIHNQPRKVTGSCFFIFSSALKASAGYLARSSIVEVCQITLLHVGQCLCVFLLYCCPLPQTG; encoded by the exons ATGCTCAAGTTCTTCACTGGACGGGAGGACGACAATGAGAGCCTGCTGGGAGCCATAACTGAAG ATGAAGGAGACAATCCATCTCTTCGAGACACCAAGCATCACTGGCTGAACCGACCGTATCTTCTGGTGTTAAAAGATGGCGAGGTACCAAAGTCAGAGCTGGGCACGCGACAGATCGGAGCAGAGTTTCTGTCAAAGATGTCCTCAGATGCCTCCAccacagcagagcagctgcCCAAAACCGCCTCAGCCTCCCAGCTGGAGGAAGGAAGCTGCACCGTGATGGCTATCTCCACGTGGGGAGACGGGTGCTTCAAAGAGACCTCCAGCCCTTTGGTACTCAGCCCTGCTGAAGCTGCGTGGCCACTTGAAGAGGATGGAAAGCTTCCGAACCAGTCATCCAAGGAGGACTCTGTGattgaggagaaggaggtggaggagagtaATCTGGAGCAGCCCTGCAGCCCAGGGGTGACGGTAGATCCTTCACTTGAAGAGATCAGCAGCCGAAAGGAGGGGGCGGCCGAAGCGCTCCACGAGGACCCTGACAATGAGTGCAAGGAAACTGGTGCTGGCATCCTGTCAAAAGATGACGCCACTGCCCTTGGAGATGTAGCTCCGGTCTGGGTTCCTGACAACCAGGCCCTGGTCTGCATGAAGTGCGGGGTCAAGTTTACATTCACCAAGAGAAGACATCACTGCCGAGCCTGCGGGAAG GTTTTTTGTGCACTTTGCTCCAGCCTGAAGTTCAGACTTACACATCTGGATGGCAAGGAAGGGCGAGTGTGTGTTTCCTGTCATTCAACCCTCATTAAAA GGACGCCCcccagaggaaggaggagggtcTGGTTCGCTGATGACATCCTGACCCATCAGCAGCAGTCCGAGTCTGCTCCCACCACCCCAACCAGGGAACCAGCATTCTCACCTCTGATGACACCGGCATCAGGGAGACCAGTCAGGGGCTCGGGAGGATCACCACTGATCCACAGGGCAGCAAGGTCACACAGGATGGCCACCACT GTGGCACGTTGCCCTTACAGCTGGGGAACCACAGCAGTTGTGGGCAGCTCTTCCAGCCTGATCCCCCTCGATGGTCTGCCGCCAATCCTCACCTCTACGGGGGTCAAAGGAG ACTacactgtggaggagcagccctCGGAGACGCTGCTAATCCAGGAGTTGGAGAGTGGCCGACCCAAACCTCTGGTGTTTGTTCTGAATGCCAACCTCCTGGCCATGGTCAAGCTGGTTAATT ATGTGAACAGGAGGTGCTGGTGCGTGACAACCAAGGGGATGCACGCCGTGGgacaggtggaggtggtggtgcTACTGCAGTGCCTGCCGGAGGAGAAAAGCTTCCCCAAAGACATCTTCCAACACTTTATTCAGCTGTACAGAGACATGCTGGCTG GCAAGGTCATCAAACACCTGTCCCTCGCCCTGGTGGGCAGCAGTTTCCTGGGCAGCGATGAGCACGCTGGCTTCTTGTACGTGCGCTCCACTCTGCAGTCCCTCCAAGGTCTACCTCTGCCAAACCAACCCTACCTCTTTGGGCTGCTGGTCCACCGGGCAGAGCTGACCTGGGCCAAAGCCTTCCCCCTCCGCCTCATGCTGCGGCTGGGAGCCGAGTACAGAT tttACCCCTGTCCTCTGTACAGCGTGAGGTTCAGGAAGCCTCTGTTTGGGGAGGTCGGTCACACTATCATGAGACTGTTAGTG GATTTTAGGAATTACCGGTACAGTTTACCAACGGTGCCGGGCCTCACTGTAGATCTGGAGGCTCAGAGGACCTGCATCAAGATACCGACCACTGGCTACAACGAG ATGATGAAAGCTTTGAATAAGTCCAACGAGCATGTTCTGGCTATCGCTGCGTGCTTCAACGAGACGGCAGACTCACACCTCATCTGCGTGCAGAAGGACGACAGCCAGTACCAGACCCAGGCCATCAGCATCCACAATCAGCCACGGAAAG TGACCGGGTCGTGTTTCTTCATATTCAGCAGCGCTCTGAAAGCGTCCGCAGGATACCTGGCTCGGTCCAGCATCGTAGAAG TTTGTCAGATCACGTTGCTGCATGTGggtcagtgtctgtgtgtgtttctcctgtACTGTTGTCCCCTGCCACAGACGGGTTGA
- the btf3l4 gene encoding transcription factor BTF3 homolog 4: MNQEKLAKLQAQVRIGGKGSARRKKKVVHRTATADDKKLQSSLKKLAVNNIAGIEEVNMIKDDGTVIHFNNPKVQASLSANTFSITGHAETKQLTEMLPGILSQLGTDSLSSLRKLAEQFPRQALDSRTPKVEDIEEEDDDVPDLVENFDEASKNESN; this comes from the exons ATGAATCAAGAAAAACTGGCCAAGCTTCAAGCTCAAGTGCGGATAGGTGGGAAG GGTTCGGCACGTAGAAAGAAGAAGGTGGTGCACAGAACGGCGACCGCAGATGACAAAAAGCTCCAAAGCTCCTTAAAGAAGTTGGCTGTAAACAACATTGCAGGCATTGAGGAG GTCAACATGATCAAGGATGACGGCACGGTGATCCACTTCAACAACCCCAAAGTTCAGGCTTCACTGTCAGCCAACACCTTTTCCATCACGGGTCACGCCGAGACCAAGCAGCTGACCGAGATGCTACCAGGGATCCTCAGCCAGCTCGGTACCGACAGCCTCAGCAGCCTGCGGAAACTGGCCGAGCAGTTCCCACGACAGG CTCTTGACTCCAGAACTCCAAAGGTTGAAGACAtcgaggaagaggatgatgatgttccAG ATCTGGTGGAGAATTTCGACGAGGCATCCAAGAATGAAAGCAACTGA
- the zfyve9b gene encoding zinc finger FYVE domain-containing protein 9 isoform X1 gives MLKFFTGREDDNESLLGAITEDEGDNPSLRDTKHHWLNRPYLLVLKDGEVPKSELGTRQIGAEFLSKMSSDASTTAEQLPKTASASQLEEGSCTVMAISTWGDGCFKETSSPLVLSPAEAAWPLEEDGKLPNQSSKEDSVIEEKEVEESNLEQPCSPGVTVDPSLEEISSRKEGAAEALHEDPDNECKETGAGILSKDDATALGDVAPVWVPDNQALVCMKCGVKFTFTKRRHHCRACGKVFCALCSSLKFRLTHLDGKEGRVCVSCHSTLIKRTPPRGRRRVWFADDILTHQQQSESAPTTPTREPAFSPLMTPASGRPVRGSGGSPLIHRAARSHRMATTVARCPYSWGTTAVVGSSSSLIPLDGLPPILTSTGVKGDYTVEEQPSETLLIQELESGRPKPLVFVLNANLLAMVKLVNYVNRRCWCVTTKGMHAVGQVEVVVLLQCLPEEKSFPKDIFQHFIQLYRDMLAGKVIKHLSLALVGSSFLGSDEHAGFLYVRSTLQSLQGLPLPNQPYLFGLLVHRAELTWAKAFPLRLMLRLGAEYRFYPCPLYSVRFRKPLFGEVGHTIMRLLVDFRNYRYSLPTVPGLTVDLEAQRTCIKIPTTGYNEMMKALNKSNEHVLAIAACFNETADSHLICVQKDDSQYQTQAISIHNQPRKVTGSCFFIFSSALKASAGYLARSSIVEDGLMVQITVETMAELRRSLREMKDYTVTCGRIDQSENQEIVTVQWVEEKCTVNKGVVSPIDGKSMESINSKKMFQKSEYKENGKIIRWTEVFFLQRGNTPKATVADSAEHDRLTERIARAFCLALCPHLKLLKEDGMAKLGLRVTFDPQEVGFVAGSNGQPLPAQYLNALDSVMIPVIHSRGRKRDSEPIVMELIFYILENIS, from the exons ATGCTCAAGTTCTTCACTGGACGGGAGGACGACAATGAGAGCCTGCTGGGAGCCATAACTGAAG ATGAAGGAGACAATCCATCTCTTCGAGACACCAAGCATCACTGGCTGAACCGACCGTATCTTCTGGTGTTAAAAGATGGCGAGGTACCAAAGTCAGAGCTGGGCACGCGACAGATCGGAGCAGAGTTTCTGTCAAAGATGTCCTCAGATGCCTCCAccacagcagagcagctgcCCAAAACCGCCTCAGCCTCCCAGCTGGAGGAAGGAAGCTGCACCGTGATGGCTATCTCCACGTGGGGAGACGGGTGCTTCAAAGAGACCTCCAGCCCTTTGGTACTCAGCCCTGCTGAAGCTGCGTGGCCACTTGAAGAGGATGGAAAGCTTCCGAACCAGTCATCCAAGGAGGACTCTGTGattgaggagaaggaggtggaggagagtaATCTGGAGCAGCCCTGCAGCCCAGGGGTGACGGTAGATCCTTCACTTGAAGAGATCAGCAGCCGAAAGGAGGGGGCGGCCGAAGCGCTCCACGAGGACCCTGACAATGAGTGCAAGGAAACTGGTGCTGGCATCCTGTCAAAAGATGACGCCACTGCCCTTGGAGATGTAGCTCCGGTCTGGGTTCCTGACAACCAGGCCCTGGTCTGCATGAAGTGCGGGGTCAAGTTTACATTCACCAAGAGAAGACATCACTGCCGAGCCTGCGGGAAG GTTTTTTGTGCACTTTGCTCCAGCCTGAAGTTCAGACTTACACATCTGGATGGCAAGGAAGGGCGAGTGTGTGTTTCCTGTCATTCAACCCTCATTAAAA GGACGCCCcccagaggaaggaggagggtcTGGTTCGCTGATGACATCCTGACCCATCAGCAGCAGTCCGAGTCTGCTCCCACCACCCCAACCAGGGAACCAGCATTCTCACCTCTGATGACACCGGCATCAGGGAGACCAGTCAGGGGCTCGGGAGGATCACCACTGATCCACAGGGCAGCAAGGTCACACAGGATGGCCACCACT GTGGCACGTTGCCCTTACAGCTGGGGAACCACAGCAGTTGTGGGCAGCTCTTCCAGCCTGATCCCCCTCGATGGTCTGCCGCCAATCCTCACCTCTACGGGGGTCAAAGGAG ACTacactgtggaggagcagccctCGGAGACGCTGCTAATCCAGGAGTTGGAGAGTGGCCGACCCAAACCTCTGGTGTTTGTTCTGAATGCCAACCTCCTGGCCATGGTCAAGCTGGTTAATT ATGTGAACAGGAGGTGCTGGTGCGTGACAACCAAGGGGATGCACGCCGTGGgacaggtggaggtggtggtgcTACTGCAGTGCCTGCCGGAGGAGAAAAGCTTCCCCAAAGACATCTTCCAACACTTTATTCAGCTGTACAGAGACATGCTGGCTG GCAAGGTCATCAAACACCTGTCCCTCGCCCTGGTGGGCAGCAGTTTCCTGGGCAGCGATGAGCACGCTGGCTTCTTGTACGTGCGCTCCACTCTGCAGTCCCTCCAAGGTCTACCTCTGCCAAACCAACCCTACCTCTTTGGGCTGCTGGTCCACCGGGCAGAGCTGACCTGGGCCAAAGCCTTCCCCCTCCGCCTCATGCTGCGGCTGGGAGCCGAGTACAGAT tttACCCCTGTCCTCTGTACAGCGTGAGGTTCAGGAAGCCTCTGTTTGGGGAGGTCGGTCACACTATCATGAGACTGTTAGTG GATTTTAGGAATTACCGGTACAGTTTACCAACGGTGCCGGGCCTCACTGTAGATCTGGAGGCTCAGAGGACCTGCATCAAGATACCGACCACTGGCTACAACGAG ATGATGAAAGCTTTGAATAAGTCCAACGAGCATGTTCTGGCTATCGCTGCGTGCTTCAACGAGACGGCAGACTCACACCTCATCTGCGTGCAGAAGGACGACAGCCAGTACCAGACCCAGGCCATCAGCATCCACAATCAGCCACGGAAAG TGACCGGGTCGTGTTTCTTCATATTCAGCAGCGCTCTGAAAGCGTCCGCAGGATACCTGGCTCGGTCCAGCATCGTAGAAG ACGGGTTGATGGTGCAGATCACCGTGGAAACCATGGCCGAACTCCGGCGCTCACTGCGGGAGATGAAAGACTACACAGTCACCTGTGGCCGGATAGACCAATCAGAGAACCAGGAGATTGTTACTGTGCAGTGGGTGGAGGAGAAGTGCACCGTGAATAAAGG GGTGGTGAGTCCCATTGATGGGAAATCCATGGAGTCCATCAACAGTAAAAAGATGTTCCAGAAATCAGAATACAAAGAAAACGGGAAGATCATCCGCTGGACAGAG GTGTTCTTCCTGCAGCGAGGGAACACGCCTAAGGCAACGGTGGCAGACTCTGCGGAGCACGACCGGCTGACGGAGCGGATCGCCCGAGCCTTCTGTCTGGCTCTATGTCCTCACCTCAAGCTGCTGAAAGAGGATGGGATGGCTAAATTGGGGCTGcgtgtgacctttgacccccaaGAG GTTGGATTCGTGGCGGGCAGCAACGGTCAACCTCTCCCAGCTCAATATCTGAACGCCCTGGACAGTGTTATGATCCCAGTTAtccacagcagggggcgcaagAGAGACAGCGAGCCTATCGTAATGGAGCTGATCTTTTACATCCTGGAGAATATCAGCTAA
- the LOC128762172 gene encoding high choriolytic enzyme 1-like, with protein MVLCISLLLLLLGFSQAHLFQHEEEIPVDHLDTVDISTRILASNNNTDEILMEGDLLVPRTRNAMRCWYQSCQWKKGSDGLVTIPFTVSSEFTSWERKKIEYAMQSFHSSTCLRFVPRQNQYDFISIENRGGCFSSLGRVGGMQVLSLNRRGCLYHGIIQHEINHALGFQHEQTRSDRDQHVKINWENIDPQMAYNFYKQNTNNLNTPYDYSSIMHYGRTAFSIAYGKDSITPIPNPNVQIGQRQGMSYWDIMRINALYQC; from the coding sequence ATGGTTCTCTGCATCAGTCTACTGCTGCTCCTGCTCGGCTTCTCTCAGGCTCATCTCTTCCAGCATGAAGAAGAAATTCCAGTGGACCACCTCGACACTGTGGATATCAGCACCAGGATCCTGGCCTCCAACAACAACACCGATGAGATTCTGATGGAAGGTGACCTGTTGGTTCCCAGAACCAGAAATGCCATGCGGTGCTGGTACCAGAGCTGCCAGTGGAAGAAAGGCTCTGATGGCCTGGTGACGATCCCCTTCACTGTGAGCAGCGAGTTCACCAGCTGGGAGAGGAAGAAGATCGAGTATGCCATGCAGTCCTTCCACTCCAGCACCTGCCTCCGCTTTGTGCCCCGTCAGAACCAGTACGACTTCATCAGCATTGAGAACCGTGgcggctgcttctcgtctctgggCCGAGTGGGAGGGATGCAGGTTCTGTCTCTCAACAGAAGAGGCTGCCTCTACCACGGCATCATCCAGCACGAGATCAACCACGCTCTGGGCTTCCAGCACGAGCAGACCAGGAGCGACCGGGACCAGCATGTGAAGATCAACTGGGAGAACATTGACCCGCAGATGGCCTACAACTTCTACAAGCAGAACACCAACAACCTCAACACTCCCTACGACTACTCCTCCATCATGCACTATGGAAGAACCGCCTTCTCCATCGCATACGGGAAGGACTCCATCACCCCCATCCCCAACCCCAACGTCCAGATTGGCCAGCGGCAGGGAATGTCCTACTGGGACATCATGAGGATCAACGCTCTCTACCAGTGCTGA